One region of Salvia miltiorrhiza cultivar Shanhuang (shh) chromosome 3, IMPLAD_Smil_shh, whole genome shotgun sequence genomic DNA includes:
- the LOC131018739 gene encoding uncharacterized protein LOC131018739, whose translation MQSFMELSKQNMEMTKQHLESQSTTIKRLETTVGQLSGTLNQLQQQQNRRHQALAITALPEQNTPPALSKMPELIRVPEQSTVPEERKGTEQKRMPALASPALASSALPYPALPNSALPYPALPNSDPPSAAMPNSAMQNSALQNSALKNPGMQHSALQNPAMQLRRAPEMRRAPELIRRPEQKLHKATTPYQPPIQRPSPPLPPTIVDPTQPLPKQADPGSFILSFGLGRA comes from the coding sequence ATGCAATCGTTTATGGAGCTAAGCAAGCAaaacatggagatgaccaaacagcaTTTGGAATCTCAGTCCACaaccataaaaagacttgagaccaccgtGGGGCAACTGTCGGGCACTCTGAaccagctacagcagcagcagaaccGGCGACATCAGGCTCTGGCCATTACTGCGCTGCCAGAGCAGAATACACCGCCAGCGCTGTCCAAGATGCCAGAGCTGATCagggtgccagagcagagtacgGTACCAGAGGAGAGGAAGGGAACAGAGCAGAAGAGGATGCCAGCCCTGGCAAGTCCAGCCCTGGCAAGTTCAGCGTTGCCATATCCAGCCCTGCCGAATTCAGCGTTGCCATATCCAGCCCTGCCGAATTCAGACCCGCCAAGTGCAGCTATGCCTAATTCAGCTATGCAGAATTCAGCCCTGCAGAACTCAGCACTGAAGAATCCAGGTATGCAGCATTCAGCCCTACAAAATCCAGCTATGCAGCTACGCAGAGCGCCAGAGATGAGAAGagcgccagagttgataaggcggccagagcagaaacttcacaaaGCCACTACGCCATATCAACCTCCGATCCAACGTCCcagcccacctctgccaccaacgattgttgatccaacccaaccctTACCGAAGCAAGCAGATCCAGGAAGTTTCATTCTTAGTTTTGGTTTGGGAAGAGCTTGA